Proteins encoded by one window of Eremothecium cymbalariae DBVPG#7215 chromosome 1, complete sequence:
- the SLP1 gene encoding Slp1p (similar to Ashbya gossypii AFR673C) gives MKVYNITNGVYLLLVLTLSLALVQVERNGEIFMSTFSESKSSDIVFTTSSGHLHMPSDLVVTEDVILSERSLDPVQLRSCSTVSLRQGTPVISVKGSNNIMENTSIPKLYNTRTNLNLLSTDMSFYVPKLSSVETAGIQTGDALLVSNLSRSEISSGNVVLPSTSVILNESQLTSLKVESPRKPEGHVSDDPEVHNETEFLPFAEWKKLKLDEKQAESHTESQLKTRTMIDYNKVETLGDDMEVDLGIFTSGDDDEPEGKLYQQKFNYASLDCAASIVKTNSEAHGASSILYENKDKYLLNPCSASIKFVVIELCQDILVENIEIANYEFFSSTFKKLKFSVSDRFPVPKNGWKVLGEFIAENSRDLQTFSIPNPMIWAKYLRVDILSHYGDEFYCPISVVRAHGKTMMDEFKMTQKDNEDEDLVVLENEQELTVNSSTMDELLLCNVSTYHEFFDRYNNPLIFPSSDNITLELFWDDISSQCLAALPALKFEEFVKDFNNETANPSKQTKAIDFTPNMPSLSIEESIFKNIMKRISSLEANATLSVLYIEEQSRLLSKSFSSLEKTHAKKLDSLVSAFNETMMGNLEKLSSFARQLRESSVKILEEQKLANDQFTTSTSQRLDMMEKDATFQKRMMYLILFAFSAMLVYVLLTREAYIDDYMEDDGWYLDSPPLKKAKDKLMRKAALAVSTPTIFKNIVDDVEQGKFERTRSLSSSTTSDDSQYLIDNDDDDDSLYVGRGRSYSKLLAADENEVDIDEIMSISSENSDLSNGMDRLLDVDTTALSSRESMDKENK, from the coding sequence atgaagGTATACAATATAACTAATGGGGTGTATTTGTTACTAGTACTGACACTGTCTTTAGCGCTAGTACAAGTTGAACGAAACGGAGAAATATTTATGAGCACATTTTCAGAATCTAAGAGTAGTGACATAGTGTTTACTACTAGTAGTGGACATTTACATATGCCAAGCGACTTAGTTGTTACAGAAGATGTAATATTGAGTGAACGAAGTTTAGACCCAGTGCAGCTGCGATCGTGTTCTACTGTATCTTTACGGCAGGGGACTCCCGTGATCAGTGTGAAAGGCAGCAATAATATAATGGAGAATACGAGCATACCGAAGTTATATAATACGAGAACCAACTTAAACCTTTTGTCCACAGATATGAGTTTTTACGTACCGAAGTTGTCCTCTGTAGAGACCGCCGGTATACAAACGGGGGATGCCCTGCTTGTGTCGAATTTGTCCCGAAGCGAAATATCTTCTGGTAATGTGGTACTTCCTTCTACTTCAGTTATATTAAATGAATCACAGCTGACATCACTGAAAGTCGAAAGCCCTCGTAAACCTGAAGGTCATGTTAGTGATGATCCAGAGGTGCATAACGAAACCGAGTTTCTTCCGTTTGCTGAGTGGAAGAAGCTAAAACTTGATGAGAAACAGGCTGAATCACATACAGAATCCCAGTTAAAAACTAGAACAATGATAGATTACAATAAGGTTGAGACCTTGGGTGATGATATGGAGGTAGATTTGGGTATATTCACCTCCggagatgatgatgaaccaGAGGGTAAATTGTATCAGCAAAAATTTAATTATGCATCTCTGGATTGTGCAGCATCGATTGTCAAAACAAATTCGGAAGCGCATGGAGCCTCTTCTATATTGTATGAGAACAAAGACAAATATCTTTTGAATCCGTGTTCAGCTTCTATTAAGTTTGTCGTTATTGAGCTTTGCCAAGATATATTAGTGGAGAACATTGAAATTGCTAATTATGAattcttttcatcaacTTTTAAAAAGCTAAAGTTTTCAGTCTCAGATAGGTTTCCGGTTCCCAAGAATGGTTGGAAGGTTCTTGGGGAATTTATTGCCGAGAACAGTAGAGACTTGCAGACATTTTCTATACCGAATCCGATGATCTGGGCTAAGTATCTAAGAGTTGATATATTATCGCACTACGGCGATGAGTTTTATTGTCCTATCTCAGTTGTTCGTGCACACGGTAAAACTATGATGGACGAATTTAAGATGACCCAAAAGgataatgaagatgaagaccTAGTTGTCTTAGAAAATGAACAGGAACTTACAGTCAATTCTTCCACTATGGATGAGTTGCTTCTTTGCAACGTTAGTACATACCACGAATTTTTTGACAGGTATAATAACCCACTGATATTTCCCAGTAGTGATAACATCACGTTAGAGTTATTTTGGGATGATATAAGCTCTCAATGTCTTGCAGCATTGCCGGCTCTTAAGTTTGAGGAATTTGTGAAGGATTTTAATAATGAGACAGCCAATCCGTCTAAGCAAACAAAGGCTATAGATTTTACTCCTAACATGCCATCTTtatcaattgaagaatctatttttaaaaatataatgaagaGGATTTCATCACTAGAAGCAAATGCCACATTATcagtattatatattgAGGAACAAAGCAGATTATTGTCCAAATCATTCTCTTCATTAGAAAAAACTCATGCTAAAAAGTTAGACTCATTAGTATCGGCTTTCAATGAAACTATGATGGGGAaccttgaaaaattgagtTCTTTTGCTAGACAATTACGAGAATCATCGGTAAAAATActtgaagaacaaaagcTCGCAAATGATCAGTTTACTACTTCAACATCCCAGAGGTTAGATATGATGGAGAAGGATGCTACATTCCAGAAACGTATGATGTACcttattttatttgcttTCTCTGCCATGTTGGTGTACGTTTTATTAACCCGCGAGGCTTATATCGATGACTATATGGAAGATGATGGATGGTATCTAGATTCACCTCCGTTAAAAAAGGCAAAAGACAAATTAATGCGTAAAGCTGCCCTTGCTGTATCGACACCCACaatctttaaaaatattgtcGATGATGTCGAACAAGGAAAGTTTGAAAGAACTAGATCTTTGTCATCATCTACTACGTCTGATGATTCCCAATATTTAATTGATAatgatgacgacgatgacAGTCTGTATGTAGGGAGAGGTAGAAGTTACTCTAAGTTGCTGGCGGCTGATGAGAACGAGGTTGATATCGATGAGATTATGAGCATTTCCAGCGAAAACTCCGACCTATCAAATGGGATGGATAGGTTATTGGATGTAGATACAACAGCATTGTCTTCGCGAGAATCTATGGACAAAGAGAATAAATAG
- a CDS encoding cyclin family protein (similar to XP_452296 - K. lactis - KLLA0C02233g): MNSATLDAEMLLGPPQYVRRTQRYSLYHEKVVSYRSLKDYSFELHMSMSYSVMRNLPDPAMIERQPEKESFVGAHLVDALIEMHRYFKLVPETLYLANSIYDRYMSKRIVFDRYYQLLLMTSLWIAAKYEDKKSRIPTLQELVTICHQIYDREQFLQMEKHILATLEWEIAGPLNLHTCLSCCFDSEPFLVSSGAPSALVSVASYLCESTMYDRNFLHFTPAIKAICAVLLASTICNFPEFPNYISKILSDAINNADSGFYEYENNPLEALNYDNLSETASADVKYDLHNLPFWKITPRTLNDMRVCSLLYLNDIFKQKHFCGYLLALSKKYSPSYVDIYIDDFFSKNYDMLADLMGLTTISCNGSVYSSPKESLEAVEPIIDHLTGIILMKPMQGLSTSIFDNILQQASDSETSLTGNMLGSLPSPASYGYYKYPGGINSSTKTVFRSRERLPSVSSCITPLTPTSISSGSLFSTGPQSFKSP; this comes from the coding sequence ATGAACTCAGCTACTCTTGACGCTGAGATGCTCTTGGGCCCACCTCAATATGTCCGAAGAACACAACGTTATTCACTATATCATGAGAAGGTTGTTTCTTATCGATCTCTAAAAGattattcttttgaattgcaCATGTCGATGTCTTATTCCGTAATGCGCAATCTTCCAGATCCTGCTATGATAGAACGTCAGCCAGAGAAAGAATCGTTTGTGGGTGCACATTTGGTTGACGCGCTTATTGAAATGCATAGGTATTTCAAATTGGTGCCTGAAACCTTATACTTGGCCAATTCTATCTACGATCGATATATGTCAAAGAGGATAGTTTTTGATAGGTATTATCAGTTGCTGTTAATGACGTCGCTATGGATCGCGGCCAAGTATGAGGATAAAAAATCTAGAATTCCAACTTTGCAAGAATTAGTTACTATATGTCATCAAATATATGACCGCGAACAATTTTTACAGATGGAAAAACATATCCTGGCCACACTAGAATGGGAAATTGCAGGTCCTTTAAATTTACACACTTGTCTCAGCTGCTGTTTTGACTCGGAACCGTTCCTTGTCTCATCTGGAGCGCCCAGCGCATTGGTTAGTGTAGCGTCCTATCTTTGTGAATCTACAATGTATGATAGGAATTTCCTCCATTTTACACCTGCAATTAAGGCCATATGCGCAGTTTTGCTGGCGTCTACAATTTGTAATTTCCCTGAATTTCCTAATTACAtctcaaaaatattgtCAGACGCCATAAATAACGCCGATAGTGGGTTTTATGAGTATGAAAATAATCCATTAGAAGCTTTAAATTATGATAACCTGTCAGAGACTGCATCTGCAGATGTTAAGTATGACTTGCATAATTTGCCCTTTTGGAAGATAACTCCCAGAACTCTGAACGATATGAGGGTTTGTTCCTTGTTGTACTTGAATgacattttcaaacaaaaacattTCTGCGGGTATCTCCTTGCACTATCAAAGAAATACAGCCCAAGTTATGtcgatatatatatcgatgattttttttcaaagaattatGATATGTTAGCTGACCTGATGGGTCTCACCACAATAAGCTGCAACGGCAGTGTGTATTCCTCTCCGAAGGAATCTTTAGAAGCGGTTGAGCCGATTATTGATCACTTAACTGGCATAATTCTAATGAAGCCTATGCAAGGTTTGTCGACTTccatatttgataatattttgcaaCAGGCATCAGACAGTGAAACTTCCCTAACAGGAAATATGCTAGGTTCTTTACCGTCGCCAGCATCTTATGGGTATTACAAATATCCAGGGGGTATTAATTCCTCTACAAAAACTGTTTTCAGAAGTAGAGAACGGCTGCCATCCGTATCCTCTTGTATAACGCCTCTTACACCTACTTCGATTTCTTCTGGCTCCCTTTTCAGCACTGGCCCTCAGTCCTTCAAATCTCCCTAA